From Solanum lycopersicum chromosome 4, SLM_r2.1:
ATTGATTTGGTGAATATAGATACAGACTGAGGGAGTGATATATTTTTGGttttacataataaaaaaaatctctttcggctacatataaaatttaaagcaatttaatatgaaaaagacAAAATTGGTGATGTATGTTTGATATGAGTATTTCtaatatgtttgattttagCATGAAATCAATGCCACTGAAAAATGTGTAATTGCACACAAGTGAAACAGGACATGAACTATATGATATTGACAAACAAGTGAAAATTGTATAACTTGTACTGTGTTACATAATCATTTGCGATAATAACAAAGGAGTGATGAAATAATGGGCTATGAGCATGGAAATATAGTTATGATAATATTGCTCAACAAATGGCTTAAAGTAATAAATGTTAGTTAGTCTTGTAGGTTCATATGATCGAGAAATGCAAGTTCAACGTGAGAAGATTATTCGTACTATGTGAGAGGATTATATTAACGACTAGTACACTacaatttatattcatttttttcttattgaattaaagtttGATCAACTAAAGTTAGATGaaacaattaattaagtagaatatgaataactttataataattcattatgtgattttataaattttttgtttatttgataagattgaataaacaattggactattttgaataattttacaacttatgaggttttatgtttatgagaaacTATACAATACAGAAATTTCATATCGtatgtccaaacaaaacatcaactttatctcatgatttcatattataatatcaTACTTCACGATTCTCTTTCGCATGGTCAAATGGACTttaaaatagtagtaataaagttggttgataaataaatttgataagaaataatgaatttaatgatataaataacaaatttggaattgatttaaagtattaataaattttatgttggtgaaaataataaatttcaaagagcatattgatatatgaaataaatgacttgtatatataaatgtgagattattttttacaaaatataaacttagagatcaatttttatatttttgaaaaatctaaaaTCGTGATATGAAATTCTCAATGATGATCTTTTAGAATATATGATTTACATAATGTGAAATTATGAGATAAAATTAGCTTTAAATcaaggaaaaatgcacaagtaactcatcaacctatgctcgaaattccGGAAACACTTATCccccgaacttattttatactTCCTCCGtccctatttagttgtccactttagaaaaggcacacatattaagataataataattaacatagtgaagttacaattttacccttattaaatatgatttaaaaatgatgaattaaaactttgaaattttcaaCGAGTTTAAATGAGGGTATAATAGGAAAAACAAATTTGTCcttttttgatttgtcaaaattgaCTAGTAAATAGGgacatctaaaaaaaatatgaacaagtaaatagggacaaAAGAagtaagtaattttctatctctTTTCGACCTACGGCgaaaaaggatagaaaattatcaataaaataagtttagataataatagaaccttagtatagtattaatgtatctctaaaatttcaaaagagaattatttgtgcattatcctttaaatcaattattcaaattttatttcacaatatcatatcatatattaataagCACGCCAATTAAAACCATGGAAAACACGAGAGTTGAGTTGGTGAAATTACTTTGAGCTTCTACCTACCATGTGCTAATGCCTAATAGATATGTGACACTTGCTTATTCTGAAAAATGATTGCCCTATTCTCAAGACAATGAaaacttttatataaatttctattCGATGGTGTTCTCATATataggaaaattatatatttaaaaattattttatatatatatatattaaattttaaatattttaaatgaaactTCTAATAAGCATTACtatcaaaaaagagaaaattgaaaatagaATTGTACAAATATTATAAGGTCCCATCAATTAGCGCTTGATgtgatctatatatatatatcgaatatAAAAAAACTTGTAGAGTGTTACTATAAATTGAAGTAGTTGCATATATTGTagagagaggaagaagaaggcATGGGAGTATCAACTCAACTCAACTATTTTTGGTTCAATCTCTTTATactctttttttgtttctccATCTCCTCTATTTATGGATCTGTAAGTTACTCTTCTCATACTCTTGCTATTTGTTACTCTATTACTATTGTATTTTGGTTTTACTAAGTTGATTTTCATTCAATATACTTTCAGATTCATTAAACACCCAATTTaggaatttaaagaaaattttcgaatgttaaaattttaactatatgatattttttttttgtcttttttaaattctttgttcatttattaaaataattttttacaatgaggatataattaaaaatttactacatataaaaatattgtttttatttcgATTAATAGGagtaaaagatataaaatacaTGATGTATTTAACACGTATTTCTTTTGGCAACAGACTCCCTTAGCTTTATTCggatataatttaaatttcaagagtcaaataagatttttatattctttaatgggtatatatttatttatatgtccttttaaatatgataaattgttaacttttataatttataatacattttatgtattaaatgcataaattattttaaaatctgTAAACATTTTATGGCAGACTACCggactaaaataaaaaaaaagggtatattttatatttaataaaatatttttggagtaCTCCATATATCTGTGCTTCACAGTGGGTTGGGTGGGCTCAAATTATACCAATCGTAATAGGTCAAGTTAACGGGTCAAAATCTAATTCAATTCAAATTGTTTAATCAAAATGAggttgaattgaaatgaattAGGTAACATATTGTAGATCAAGACccaatttcaatttaatttttattaagtttaattattttatttagtctTTTAAACTACTTTagtaactaataaaaaaaaaattccttattaaaaacattcaaaattgaaaaaaaagtttttgaaaATGTTGACAAGATTTTTAAAGCCAATTTGGGGTTAATAAAAATGGGTGAAAATGAATTGAGCTAGTGAATAAACGGCTTAATAACTTAAACGAATTGAACTTGATTTTGCCGTCCTTTACGTATACACatatctcatttttattttttgtaaattgcAGGAAGTTGATTGTGTTTACACAGTTTACGTTCGAAcgagttcaaaaataaaagctGGAACTGATTCCATCATCAGCTTGACTCTCTACAATGCAAACGGGTATGGTATTCGAATCAATAACTTGGAAGCTTGGGGCGGACTTATGGGCCCGGGTTACAACTATTTCGAGAGAGGAAACTTGGACATTTTCAGTGGCCGAGGCCCATGTTTAAATGGGCCCATCTGTAAGATGAACTTGACTTCCGATGGAACAGGCTCCGGCCATGGATGGTACTGTAACTACGTTGAAGTCACCGTCACAGGAGTCCATAGAGAATGCCGTCAACAGCATTTCGAAGTGGAGCAGTGGATCGCGACTGATCATTCTCCTTATCAGCTCACTTTCATCAAAAATCTGTGTAGAAAGACGAAGTCCGGGGAATATTTGTCCGTCTCTGCTGAGGATCTGCCTGCTTCCGTTGAGAATTTGTCCTTCTCCGGTGAGGATCTGCCTGCTTCCGTTGAGAATTTACCTGTTTCCGGTGAGAATCTGGTTGTTTTCGATGCTGCTGTGATGTGATCTATTAGTCATTTATTGGGCTTTGATTGGGCCTGAGCCCATATTTTATATTGGAGTAGTGTGAATTTATTAAGGGGCAGAAAAGACAATTGG
This genomic window contains:
- the LOC101262509 gene encoding PLAT domain-containing protein 2, whose protein sequence is MGVSTQLNYFWFNLFILFFCFSISSIYGSEVDCVYTVYVRTSSKIKAGTDSIISLTLYNANGYGIRINNLEAWGGLMGPGYNYFERGNLDIFSGRGPCLNGPICKMNLTSDGTGSGHGWYCNYVEVTVTGVHRECRQQHFEVEQWIATDHSPYQLTFIKNLCRKTKSGEYLSVSAEDLPASVENLSFSGEDLPASVENLPVSGENLVVFDAAVM